The Pseudomonas sp. G2-4 genome window below encodes:
- a CDS encoding single-stranded DNA-binding protein: protein MARGVNKVILVGTCGQDPEVRYLPNGNAVTNLSLATSEQWTDKQTGQKVEKTEWHRVSMFGKVAEIAGEYLRKGSQVYIEGKLQTREWEKDGIKRYTTEIVVDMQGTMQLLGGRPQGDQQQGGNNYQQSAPAPRQQAPRPQQSAPQPQRERPAAPQQAAPQPAPDFDSFDDDIPF, encoded by the coding sequence ATGGCCCGTGGGGTTAACAAAGTCATATTGGTCGGTACTTGCGGCCAGGATCCCGAAGTTCGCTACCTGCCGAACGGCAACGCCGTGACCAACCTGAGTCTGGCGACAAGCGAACAGTGGACCGACAAGCAGACCGGCCAGAAGGTCGAGAAGACCGAATGGCACCGCGTGTCGATGTTCGGCAAGGTGGCTGAGATCGCCGGTGAATACCTGCGCAAGGGTTCGCAGGTGTACATCGAAGGCAAGCTGCAGACCCGCGAGTGGGAAAAAGACGGTATCAAGCGTTACACCACCGAGATCGTGGTCGACATGCAAGGCACCATGCAACTGCTGGGCGGCCGTCCACAGGGTGACCAGCAACAAGGTGGCAACAACTACCAGCAATCGGCCCCAGCCCCACGTCAGCAGGCGCCTCGCCCACAGCAGTCGGCGCCACAGCCACAACGCGAGCGCCCGGCGGCCCCACAACAAGCCGCGCCGCAACCGGCGCCGGATTTCGACAGCTTTGATGACGATATTCCGTTCTGA